From the Solanum lycopersicum chromosome 10, SLM_r2.1 genome, one window contains:
- the LOC138338867 gene encoding uncharacterized protein, which yields MLFYCCCCCFCSAFATVIVVVVSSSIVDVVVVIVVAVVIGTAVEVDSIILVVVVVVVVIVDFIGVVGGGGGGGGVVVIIVIVIIFVIVIIVIVIVVVVIVVVVIVVPVVVVVVIIVVVFIVIIIIIVVVVVIVVVVAIVVVVIVFVVIIVTVVVFVVVVIIVVVLVVVVFIVVVIVFIVVVVVVVDVVVVVVVVLIVVVFVVFLVVVIFDVVVIVVVVVVVIVVTVIVVVVVVVISFLLMLSLSVLLLSLLL from the exons atgttgtt ttattgttgttgttgttgcttttgCTCTGCTTTTGCAactgttattgttgttgttgtttcttcttctattgttgatgttgttgttgttattgttgttgctgttgttattGGTACTGCTGTTGAAGTTGATTCTattattcttgttgttgttgttgttgttgttgttattgttgattttattggagttgttggtggtggtggtggtggtggtggtg TTGTCGTTATTAtcgttattgttattatctttGTCATTGTCATTATTGTCATTGTTATTGTTGTCGTGGTTATTgtcgttgttgttattgttgttcctgttgtcgttgttgttgttatcattgttgttgtttttattgttattattattattattgttgttgttgttgttattgttgttgttgttgctatcgtcgttgttgttattgtattcGTGGTCATTATTGTCACTGTTGTGGTTTTTGTGGTTGTTGTCATTATTGTTGTTGTCCTTGTCGTTGTTGTtttcattgttgttgttattgtttttattgttgttgtcgttgttgtgGTTGATGtagttgtcgttgttgttgttgtccttATCGTTGTTGTTTTCGttgtttttcttgttgttgttatttttgatGTTGTTGTCATTGTggttgttgtcgttgttgttattgttgttactgttattgttgttgttgttgttgttgtcatt tCATTTTTGTTGATGTTGTCGTTGTcggtgttgttgttgtcgttgttgttgtag
- the LOC104649653 gene encoding uncharacterized protein, which yields MMKDNNNDNNNNNNINDDNNNDNNNNHNNNSNSNNDKNNNYNNDNNNNNDNNNNNNHTDDNDNNDNNKNNNNNNNNNNNNDNNNHNNNRNNNNNNINNNSYKNNNNNNNSNNSYNNNNNNSNCNSNNKNININNCNNNSNSSNNNNNNNNNRNKTNTSTTTTVTTTQKSNNNNNTTTTTTKNNNNHNNNTNKRNNNSNKNNRSNIDTNSSSNSKNNNSNCNNNNRNNNKNNNSKSKTTTTMSTATITAKITITTTTTTIITVKTTTVTTTPNNNNNTITTTTTNNNNDSNSSNNSNNSSNNNNNKNSTNKKATST from the coding sequence ATGATGAAagacaacaacaacgacaacaacaataacaacaacatcaacgacgacaacaacaacgacaacaacaataaccacaacaacaatagcaacagcaacaacgataaaaataataactacaacaacgacaacaacaataataatgacaacaacaacaacaacaaccacacAGACGACAATGataacaacgacaacaacaaaaacaacaacaacaacaacaacaataacaacaacaacgacaacaacaatcacaacaacaacagaaacaacaacaacaacaacatcaacaataatagctacaaaaacaacaacaacaataataacagcaacaacagctataacaataacaacaacaacagcaactgcaacagcaacaacaaaaacatcaacatcaacaactgtaacaacaacagcaacagcagcaacaacaacaacaacaacaacaataaccgCAACAAAACCaacacatcaacaacaacaacagtaacaacaacacaaaaatccaacaacaacaacaatacaaCTACCACCACAaccaagaacaacaacaaccacaataacaacaccaataaaagaaacaacaacagcaacaagaATAATAGAAGCAACATCGACACCAATAGCAGTAGCAACAGcaaaaacaacaacagcaactgcaacaacaacaacagaaacaacaacaagaacaacaacagcaaaagcaaaacaacaacaacaatgtcaACAGCAACAATAACggcaaaaataacaataacaacaacaacaacaacaataataacagtaaaaacaacaacagtaacaacaacaccaaacaacaataacaacaccatcaccaccaccaccaccaacaataACAACGacagcaacagcagcaacaatagcaacaacagcagcaacaacaacaacaacaaaaatagcaCCAACAAAAAagcaacatcaacatga
- the LOC104649655 gene encoding uncharacterized protein encodes MMNKKMKSLEDALRGIRGFDSGQSVRYEELCTFPEVELPPGYKIPKFEKFTGSGNPCFHLKIYCEKLIGVGNNEGIRIKLFNQSLTGKALEWYSKQDVTKWRTWDDLANAFVDHYKFHVEIAPDRISITKLKPKSTECFREYAIRWREEAARVHPRMEKSEMITYFIQAQESEYYERMVTMGGKTFAEVIKAGEMIEDGLKTGRIRSYASSQFANRTYQTGSFGKKKDKEVMMITTRGAASYNHQPPQGYPNSQYYVCNNQATFRSPRPMQNPRNNAPHPNFEKKPARVFTQLSETRSQLFERLKEAGILHPVEAKTMNTSAEWYDPSKRCAYHSGVVGHDTEKCITLKHKIKDLIDNEVVKLAQAPSNVNTNLLPKHKEQWLT; translated from the coding sequence ATGATGAATAAGAAGATGAAAAGTTTGGAGGATGCTTTGAGAGGTATTCGTGGGTTCGATAGTGGCCAGAGTGTTAGATACGAAGAATTGTGCACATTTCCTGAGGTTGAGTTGCCACCTGGTTACAAGATTCCAAAGTTTGAGAAGTTTACTGGATCAGGAAATCCATGCTTTCACTTGAAAATTTACTGTGAAAAGTTGATTGGCGTTGGAAACAACGAAGGGATAAGAATCAAGTTATTCAATCAAAGCCTAACTGGAAAAGCATTGGAGTGGTACTCTAAGCAAGATGTAACCAAATGGCGTACTTGGGATGATCTGGCCAATGCTTTTGTGGATCATTACAAGTTTCATGTTGAAATTGCTCCCGATAGAATTTCTATTACAAAGCTGAAACCCAAGTCGACTGAATGCTTTCGAGAATATGCCATTCGTTGGAGAGAAGAAGCTGCCAGGGTGCACCCACGTATGGAGAAATCAGAAATGATCACTTACTTCATTCAAGCTCAAGAATCAGAATACTATGAGCGAATGGTCACTATGGGTGGAAAGACATTTGCTGAAGTTATTAAGGCTGGAGAAATGATCGAAGACGGTCTCAAAACTGGAAGAATAAGGAGTTACGCCTCATCTCAATTTGCTAATAGAACCTATCAAACTGGttcttttggaaagaaaaaggaTAAAGAAGTTATGATGATAACGACCCGAGGAGCTGCATCATATAACCATCAACCACCTCAAGGCTATCCTAATTCACAATACTATGTTTGCAATAATCAAGCAACATTTCGTTCTCCACGACCAATGCAAAATCCCCGAAATAATGCACCTCAtcctaattttgagaaaaaacctGCTAGAGTCTTCACTCAATTAAGCGAGACAAGGAGTCAACTTTTTGAGAGATTGAAAGAGGCGGGAATACTTCATCCAGTGGAAGCCAAGACTATGAATACTTCAGCCGAGTGGTATGACCCAAGTAAGCGTTGTGCTTATCATTCAGGGGTTGTTGGTCATGATACCGAAAAATGTATCACTCTcaaacacaaaattaaagatcTAATTGACAATGAGGTGGTAAAACTCGCTCAAGCTCCATCGAATGTGAATACCAATCTGTTACCCAAGCATAAGGAGCAATGGTTGACATGA